From Actinosynnema mirum DSM 43827, a single genomic window includes:
- the tesB gene encoding acyl-CoA thioesterase II has protein sequence MTEAARAAAAAGFPTEGPLDTDGVPHGQPVLDRLVALLDLERIEENIFRGVSPAESPVRVFGGQVAGQALVAAGRTVPPERRVHSLHSYFIRPGDPRIPIVYEVDRIRDGRSFTTRRVVAVQRGKAIFSLSASFQSEEPGMDHQEPMPDVPAPDTLPDYATAAEGYLDKAGAMARLPRPIDLRYVTTPPWKARDSGPAEARSQVWMRADGKLPDDDLLHVCVLAYASDMTLLDSILVRHGVYWGTDNVLGASLDHAMWFHRRFRADEWFLYDCASPSASGARGLATGRFFGADGELVATVVQEGLLRVIK, from the coding sequence GTGACCGAGGCTGCCCGTGCCGCCGCTGCCGCCGGCTTCCCCACCGAGGGGCCGCTGGACACCGACGGCGTGCCGCACGGGCAGCCCGTGCTCGACCGCCTCGTGGCGCTGCTCGACCTGGAGCGCATCGAGGAGAACATCTTCCGCGGGGTCTCCCCGGCCGAGTCGCCGGTGCGGGTGTTCGGCGGCCAGGTCGCCGGGCAGGCGCTGGTGGCCGCCGGGCGGACGGTCCCGCCGGAGCGCCGGGTGCACTCGCTGCACTCGTACTTCATCCGGCCGGGCGACCCGCGCATCCCGATCGTGTACGAGGTGGACCGCATCCGCGACGGCCGCTCGTTCACCACCCGCCGGGTGGTGGCGGTGCAGCGCGGCAAGGCCATCTTCTCCCTGTCGGCCTCCTTCCAGAGCGAGGAGCCCGGCATGGACCACCAGGAGCCGATGCCGGACGTCCCCGCACCGGACACCCTGCCCGACTACGCCACCGCCGCCGAGGGCTACCTCGACAAGGCGGGCGCGATGGCCAGGCTGCCGCGCCCGATCGACCTGCGGTACGTGACGACCCCGCCGTGGAAGGCCCGCGACAGCGGCCCCGCCGAGGCGCGCAGCCAGGTGTGGATGCGGGCGGACGGCAAGCTCCCCGACGACGACCTGCTGCACGTGTGCGTGCTGGCGTACGCGTCGGACATGACGCTGCTGGACTCGATCCTGGTCAGGCACGGGGTGTACTGGGGCACGGACAACGTGCTCGGCGCGAGCCTGGACCACGCGATGTGGTTCCACCGCCGCTTCCGCGCCGACGAGTGGTTCCTGTACGACTGCGCCTCGCCCTCGGCGTCCGGCGCGCGCGGCCTGGCGACGGGCCGGTTCTTCGGCGCCGATGGGGAACTGGTGGCGACGGTGGTGCAGGAAGGGCTGCTGCGGGTGATCAAGTGA
- a CDS encoding SulP family inorganic anion transporter, protein MNRARKSHAGEHTTAGPPPKPGLLGVLRHDVPASLVVFLVAIPLSLGFAAASGAPLMAGLVSAAVGGIVAGALGGAPMQVSGPAAGMVLITTSLIAEYGWAATAMITVGAGLFQLACGLTGVARVALSLSPAVVHGLLAGIGVTIALSQLVVALGGEAGATAEENVLMLFAPVDLESLAVGAVAVAVMLLWPLVPRASFAPAPLVAVAAATGVGAGLDVARVELPGIEGLVAPEMPSGPITGIAFAVVTVAVVASVETLLSAVAVDKLHDGPRADLDRELVAQGVANAVAGAVGGLPVSGGIARGSTNVAAGAVTRMSAVLHGVWIGVFALALGSVLELVPLAALSGVLLVVGLRLVSPERMRVLWRHGEFTAYAVTVVGVVGLGLVQGVLLGVAAAVLRSVYRLAHCSVRVDEAGGEGCRVVIRGSLVFLGAGRMVRELRGVPLRRHVVLELHIDFLDHGAYEAIEDWRAGYQRLGGSVEVLEVHDTWFSKATKGMPALRKAPVAPSARWFAPWSYWQQRRDAAGEVVVPRQRDEVDPMILGMHEFERFAAPLVRPFLAELAERGQRPGQLFITCADSRVVPNMITTSGPGDLFCVRNIGNLVPVDGDDSVAAAVEYAVRVLAVRTVVVCGHSDCGAMKALLDGTAPPGSRLRSWLRAADPSLIRFHELEGHASGSAVVERLAVANVAQQLDNLMAYPCVREAVDCGALRLVGMYFDISSARVYLVDPERGALAPVTT, encoded by the coding sequence ATGAACCGAGCCCGGAAGTCGCACGCAGGTGAGCACACCACCGCGGGCCCTCCGCCCAAGCCGGGGTTGCTGGGCGTGCTGCGCCACGACGTGCCCGCCTCGCTCGTGGTGTTCCTGGTGGCGATCCCCCTGTCGCTGGGCTTCGCCGCGGCCAGCGGCGCGCCGCTCATGGCGGGCCTGGTGTCCGCCGCCGTCGGCGGGATCGTCGCGGGCGCCCTCGGCGGGGCCCCGATGCAGGTCAGCGGCCCCGCGGCGGGCATGGTGCTGATCACCACGAGCCTGATCGCCGAGTACGGCTGGGCGGCCACGGCCATGATCACCGTGGGGGCGGGCCTGTTCCAGCTGGCCTGCGGCCTCACCGGCGTGGCGCGCGTGGCGCTGTCGCTGTCCCCCGCCGTGGTGCACGGCCTGCTCGCGGGCATCGGCGTGACGATCGCGCTGAGCCAGCTGGTCGTGGCGCTCGGCGGCGAGGCGGGCGCCACCGCCGAGGAGAACGTGCTGATGCTGTTCGCGCCGGTCGACCTGGAGTCGCTGGCGGTGGGCGCGGTCGCGGTGGCGGTCATGCTGCTGTGGCCGCTGGTGCCGCGCGCCTCGTTCGCGCCCGCCCCGCTGGTCGCGGTGGCCGCCGCGACCGGGGTCGGCGCGGGCCTGGACGTGGCGCGGGTGGAGCTGCCCGGCATCGAGGGGCTGGTCGCCCCGGAGATGCCGTCCGGCCCGATCACCGGGATCGCGTTCGCGGTGGTCACGGTCGCGGTGGTGGCCAGCGTGGAGACGCTGCTGTCGGCGGTGGCCGTGGACAAGCTGCACGACGGGCCGCGCGCCGACCTGGACCGCGAGCTGGTCGCGCAGGGCGTGGCCAACGCCGTGGCGGGCGCGGTCGGCGGGCTGCCGGTGAGCGGCGGCATCGCGCGCGGCTCGACGAACGTGGCGGCCGGCGCGGTCACGCGGATGTCGGCGGTGCTGCACGGGGTGTGGATCGGGGTGTTCGCGCTGGCGCTCGGGTCGGTGCTGGAGCTGGTGCCGCTGGCGGCGCTGTCGGGCGTGCTGCTGGTGGTGGGGCTGCGGCTGGTCAGCCCGGAGCGGATGCGGGTGCTGTGGCGGCACGGCGAGTTCACCGCGTACGCCGTGACCGTGGTGGGCGTGGTCGGGCTCGGGCTGGTGCAGGGGGTGCTGCTGGGCGTGGCCGCGGCGGTGCTGCGGTCGGTGTACCGGCTGGCGCACTGCTCGGTGCGGGTGGACGAGGCGGGCGGCGAGGGGTGCCGGGTCGTCATCCGCGGGTCGCTGGTGTTCCTCGGGGCGGGCCGGATGGTGCGGGAGCTGCGCGGCGTGCCGCTGCGCAGGCACGTGGTGCTGGAGCTGCACATCGACTTCCTGGACCACGGGGCGTACGAGGCGATCGAGGACTGGCGGGCCGGCTACCAGCGGCTCGGCGGCTCGGTCGAGGTGCTGGAGGTGCACGACACGTGGTTCTCGAAGGCGACCAAGGGGATGCCCGCGCTGCGCAAGGCGCCGGTGGCCCCGTCCGCGCGCTGGTTCGCGCCGTGGTCGTACTGGCAGCAGCGGCGGGACGCGGCCGGGGAGGTGGTGGTGCCCCGGCAGCGGGACGAGGTCGACCCGATGATCCTGGGGATGCACGAGTTCGAGCGGTTCGCCGCCCCGCTGGTGCGGCCGTTCCTGGCGGAGCTCGCCGAGCGCGGGCAGCGTCCCGGCCAGCTGTTCATCACCTGCGCGGACTCGCGGGTGGTGCCCAACATGATCACCACGTCGGGGCCGGGCGACCTGTTCTGCGTGCGCAACATCGGCAACCTGGTGCCGGTCGACGGCGACGACTCGGTGGCCGCCGCGGTGGAGTACGCGGTGCGGGTGCTGGCGGTGCGGACCGTGGTGGTGTGCGGGCACTCGGACTGCGGGGCGATGAAGGCGCTGCTGGACGGCACGGCGCCGCCGGGGTCGCGGCTGCGGTCGTGGCTGCGGGCGGCGGACCCGAGCCTGATCCGGTTCCACGAGCTGGAGGGGCACGCGTCCGGCTCGGCGGTGGTGGAGCGGCTGGCCGTGGCGAACGTGGCGCAGCAGCTGGACAACCTGATGGCCTACCCGTGCGTGCGGGAGGCGGTGGACTGCGGGGCGCTGCGGCTCGTGGGCATGTACTTCGACATCTCCTCGGCCAGGGTGTACCTGGTCGACCCGGAGCGGGGGGCGCTGGCGCCGGTCACGACCTGA
- a CDS encoding aminotransferase class V-fold PLP-dependent enzyme, with the protein MDAEEFRRAGHEVVDWIADYRSRLESLPVLAQVEPGWVRERLPAELPEEPEPFDAVLADVDRVVVPATTHWQHPSFFAYFPANASLPSVLGDLVSTGLGVQGMLWATSPACTELEQVLMDQLVAAMGLPESFLGGGVIQDTASSAALVALVAALQRASGGKWRAAGVDGSETIYVSSQTHSSLAKAARIAGLGEEAVRAVPTGDDLAMSADALEAAIAADVAAGRRPVLVCATVGTTGTGAVDPVRAIGEVCARRGVWLHVDAAWAGAAAVCPEHRGMLDGLELADSYCANAHKWLLTAFDASLFWTSRPGGLVDALTILPEYLRNPATESGAVVDYRDWQVPLGRRFRALKLWAALRTHGLSGVRAHLRGHVELARKLEGWVEADPRWEVVTPRTLSLLVIAVRGDEAATRRAVESVNAGGEAYLTHAVVGGRYVARVAVGAIGTQERHVRALWEALRAAV; encoded by the coding sequence ATGGACGCAGAGGAGTTCCGCCGGGCGGGGCACGAGGTCGTCGACTGGATCGCCGACTACCGCTCCCGCCTGGAGTCGCTGCCGGTGCTGGCGCAGGTCGAGCCGGGGTGGGTGCGCGAGCGGCTGCCCGCCGAGCTGCCGGAGGAGCCGGAGCCGTTCGACGCGGTGCTCGCCGACGTCGACCGCGTGGTGGTGCCCGCCACCACGCACTGGCAGCACCCGTCGTTCTTCGCGTACTTCCCGGCGAACGCGTCGCTGCCGTCGGTGCTCGGCGACCTGGTCTCCACGGGGCTGGGCGTGCAGGGGATGCTGTGGGCCACCTCGCCCGCGTGCACCGAGCTGGAGCAGGTGCTGATGGACCAGCTCGTGGCGGCGATGGGCCTGCCCGAGTCGTTCCTGGGCGGAGGGGTCATCCAGGACACCGCGTCGTCGGCCGCGCTCGTGGCGCTGGTGGCGGCGTTGCAGCGGGCGTCGGGCGGGAAGTGGCGGGCGGCGGGCGTGGACGGCTCGGAGACGATCTACGTGTCCTCGCAGACGCACTCGTCGCTGGCCAAGGCGGCCCGGATCGCCGGCCTCGGCGAGGAGGCGGTGCGCGCGGTCCCGACCGGCGACGACCTGGCGATGTCGGCGGACGCGCTGGAGGCCGCGATCGCGGCGGACGTGGCGGCGGGCAGGCGGCCGGTGCTGGTGTGCGCGACCGTCGGCACCACCGGGACCGGCGCGGTCGACCCGGTGCGGGCGATCGGCGAGGTGTGCGCGCGGCGCGGGGTGTGGCTGCACGTGGACGCGGCGTGGGCGGGCGCGGCGGCGGTGTGCCCGGAGCACCGGGGGATGCTGGACGGCCTGGAGCTGGCCGACTCGTACTGCGCGAACGCGCACAAGTGGCTGCTGACGGCGTTCGACGCGTCCCTGTTCTGGACCTCGCGGCCCGGTGGGCTGGTGGACGCGCTGACGATCCTGCCGGAGTACCTGCGCAACCCGGCGACCGAGTCGGGGGCGGTCGTGGACTACCGCGACTGGCAGGTGCCGCTGGGCAGGCGGTTCCGGGCGCTGAAGCTGTGGGCGGCGCTGCGGACCCACGGGCTGAGCGGGGTGCGGGCGCACCTGCGCGGGCACGTGGAGCTGGCGCGGAAGCTGGAGGGGTGGGTCGAGGCGGACCCGAGGTGGGAGGTCGTGACGCCCAGGACGCTGTCGCTGCTGGTCATCGCGGTGCGCGGGGACGAGGCGGCGACCAGGCGGGCGGTGGAGTCGGTGAACGCGGGCGGCGAGGCGTACCTGACGCACGCGGTCGTGGGCGGGCGGTACGTGGCGCGGGTCGCGGTCGGGGCGATCGGGACTCAGGAGCGGCACGTGCGGGCGCTGTGGGAGGCGCTGCGCGCGGCGGTGTGA
- a CDS encoding helix-turn-helix domain-containing protein has protein sequence MSRGESPTLRKRRLVSELRRLREASGLTIEDVGERLECSASKISRIETGRVGVTPRDVRDMLTAYDADPVLLDELVQLARQARRKAWWDAFGDIAPGKYVGLEADAEQVRTYQGLMVPGLLQCESYTRALIADVSPGSSPSEVDRRIELRGARQALLAEDPPLRLHAVVDEAALRRLVGGPAVMAEQLAKLSEMGERENLTIQVIPFTAGAYSAMDSPFVLLSFSDEQDRDVVYLETTRNEVYLEQASEVLRYAEMFSRLATAALDVGESAALVGRVARELS, from the coding sequence ATGTCGCGCGGCGAGAGCCCCACCCTGCGCAAGAGGCGCCTCGTCAGCGAGCTGCGCAGGCTCCGCGAGGCGTCGGGGCTCACCATCGAGGACGTGGGCGAGCGGCTGGAGTGCTCCGCGTCCAAGATCAGCCGGATCGAGACCGGCCGGGTCGGCGTCACGCCCCGCGACGTGCGCGACATGCTCACCGCCTACGACGCGGACCCCGTGCTGCTGGACGAGCTGGTCCAGCTCGCCAGGCAGGCCCGGCGCAAGGCGTGGTGGGACGCGTTCGGCGACATCGCGCCCGGCAAGTACGTGGGCCTGGAGGCGGACGCCGAGCAGGTCCGCACCTACCAGGGGCTCATGGTGCCGGGGCTGCTCCAGTGCGAGTCGTACACCAGGGCGCTGATCGCCGACGTGTCGCCCGGCTCGTCGCCCTCCGAGGTCGACCGGCGGATCGAGCTGCGCGGGGCCCGGCAGGCGCTGCTGGCCGAGGACCCGCCGCTGCGGCTGCACGCGGTGGTGGACGAGGCCGCGCTGCGGCGTCTCGTGGGCGGGCCCGCCGTGATGGCGGAGCAACTGGCGAAGCTCTCCGAAATGGGTGAAAGAGAAAATCTCACCATTCAGGTGATCCCCTTCACCGCGGGTGCTTATTCGGCGATGGACAGCCCGTTCGTGCTGCTGTCCTTCAGCGATGAGCAGGATCGCGACGTGGTATACCTCGAAACCACGCGGAACGAGGTTTATCTGGAGCAGGCCTCGGAAGTGCTCAGGTATGCCGAGATGTTCTCGCGATTGGCGACCGCGGCGCTCGACGTCGGTGAATCCGCGGCACTGGTCGGGCGGGTCGCGCGGGAACTCTCCTGA
- a CDS encoding sigma-70 family RNA polymerase sigma factor codes for MRTPHEPGAATVVAAQRGEDGALDELVAAYLPLVYNVVGHALGGHPDTDDVVQETMLRAVDSLGELRDPAAFRSWLLVIAMNQVRERHRRRLPLPVDERSLADRADPGADFVDLALTKLHLTGQRREVVAATRWLGEEERELLSLWWMEAVGRITRAELVEAVGISAQHAAVRVQRMKAQLDASRVVVRVLAVVPRCGELAHVVGDWDGEPSALWRKRVMRHARECERCAAAFDDLAAVDGLVARLPLVPVPFALDPSLWGAAGGAGEALVGQGAGQAGQGVGHAGHGTAQPAATAQSLKAVGAVKKGFWAQVAAKPLVVATAVAAIATAAVVAPMALPADEPPAPAAQVTLPPTFTTQPLPESSAAPTTTTAPSSSSPAPTTTTQPQPAVAAPRPPAAPSAKKGVSTWNFDGVGRALGDVGAGWVYNWAPTREDLVIPQGVEFVPMIWGAKTVTPANLAAVKGQGGTLLGFNEPDLGEQSNMSVEQALDLWPQLQATGMRLGSPAVAYGGDKAGGWLDRFMAGAKQRGLRVDFITLHWYGSDFSAAAVGHLKNYLDAVRARYGLPVWVTEYSLIDWSGGAARYPSASELAAFASGSARMMEGLPWVERYAWFALPADKPGTGLYTPGGVPNAAGEAYRSVG; via the coding sequence ATGCGGACACCGCACGAGCCCGGCGCGGCGACGGTCGTCGCGGCGCAGCGCGGCGAGGACGGCGCCCTCGACGAGCTGGTCGCGGCCTACCTGCCGCTGGTCTACAACGTCGTCGGCCACGCGCTGGGCGGCCACCCGGACACCGACGACGTCGTCCAGGAGACGATGCTGCGCGCCGTCGACTCGCTCGGCGAGCTGCGCGACCCGGCAGCGTTCCGGTCGTGGCTGCTGGTCATCGCCATGAACCAGGTCCGCGAGCGGCACCGGCGGCGGCTGCCGCTGCCCGTGGACGAGCGGTCCCTGGCCGACCGGGCCGACCCCGGCGCGGACTTCGTCGACCTCGCGCTCACCAAGCTCCACCTGACCGGGCAGCGGCGGGAGGTGGTGGCCGCGACCCGCTGGCTCGGCGAGGAGGAGCGGGAGCTGCTGTCGCTGTGGTGGATGGAGGCGGTCGGGCGGATCACCCGCGCCGAGCTGGTCGAGGCGGTCGGGATCAGCGCGCAGCACGCGGCGGTGCGGGTGCAGCGGATGAAGGCGCAGCTGGACGCGTCGCGGGTGGTCGTGCGGGTGCTCGCGGTCGTGCCCCGGTGCGGGGAGCTGGCGCACGTCGTGGGGGACTGGGACGGGGAGCCCAGCGCGCTGTGGCGCAAGCGGGTCATGCGGCACGCGCGGGAGTGCGAGCGGTGCGCGGCGGCGTTCGACGACCTGGCGGCGGTGGACGGCCTGGTGGCGCGGCTGCCGCTGGTGCCGGTGCCGTTCGCGCTGGACCCGTCGCTGTGGGGCGCGGCCGGGGGCGCGGGCGAGGCGCTGGTGGGGCAGGGCGCCGGTCAGGCCGGGCAGGGCGTCGGGCACGCCGGTCACGGCACGGCCCAGCCCGCCGCCACGGCCCAGTCGCTCAAGGCGGTCGGCGCGGTGAAGAAGGGCTTCTGGGCGCAGGTCGCCGCCAAGCCCCTGGTGGTCGCGACGGCGGTCGCCGCGATCGCGACGGCCGCCGTGGTGGCCCCGATGGCGCTGCCCGCCGACGAGCCGCCCGCGCCGGCCGCCCAGGTCACCCTCCCGCCGACGTTCACCACGCAGCCGCTGCCCGAGTCCTCGGCCGCGCCCACCACGACCACCGCGCCCAGCTCCAGCAGCCCGGCCCCGACCACCACCACCCAGCCGCAGCCCGCCGTGGCCGCGCCCCGCCCGCCCGCCGCGCCGTCGGCGAAGAAGGGCGTCAGCACCTGGAACTTCGACGGCGTCGGCAGGGCGCTCGGCGACGTCGGCGCGGGCTGGGTCTACAACTGGGCGCCCACCAGGGAGGACCTGGTGATTCCGCAGGGCGTCGAGTTCGTGCCGATGATCTGGGGCGCGAAGACGGTGACCCCGGCGAACCTGGCCGCCGTGAAGGGCCAGGGCGGCACGCTGCTCGGCTTCAACGAGCCGGACCTGGGCGAGCAGTCGAACATGAGCGTCGAGCAGGCCCTCGACCTGTGGCCGCAGCTCCAGGCCACCGGGATGCGCCTGGGCAGCCCGGCCGTCGCCTACGGCGGCGACAAGGCGGGAGGCTGGCTCGACCGGTTCATGGCCGGGGCCAAGCAGCGCGGCCTGCGCGTCGACTTCATCACCCTGCACTGGTACGGCTCGGACTTCAGCGCCGCCGCCGTCGGCCACCTGAAGAACTACCTGGACGCGGTGCGCGCCCGGTACGGGCTGCCCGTCTGGGTGACCGAGTACTCGCTGATCGACTGGTCGGGCGGCGCGGCGCGGTACCCGAGCGCGAGCGAGCTGGCGGCGTTCGCGAGCGGCTCGGCCCGGATGATGGAGGGCCTGCCGTGGGTGGAGCGCTACGCCTGGTTCGCGCTCCCCGCCGACAAGCCGGGGACCGGGCTGTACACGCCGGGCGGCGTCCCCAACGCGGCCGGTGAGGCGTACCGGTCGGTGGGGTAG
- the pyk gene encoding pyruvate kinase has product MSRRAKIVCTLGPATATADKINELVAAGMDVARMNFSHGSHADHKQVYDLVRSAAEASGRAVGVLADLQGPKIRLGRFAHGPVEWRTGDVVRVTVEDVEGTHDRVSTTYKELAKDAKVGDRLLVDDGKVGLVVIEVDGPDVVCEVTEGGPVSNNKGLSLPGMDVSVPAMSEKDIEDLEFALSLGVDFIALSFVRSPADIDLVHQVMDRSGSRRLPVIAKIEKPEAVDNLEAIVLAFDGVMVARGDLGVELPLEYVPLVQKRAIQIARENAKPVIVATQMLDSMITNSRPTRAETSDVANAVLDGADALMLSGETSVGRYVIETVQTMSRIIEHVETESTTVPPLTHVPRTKRGVISYAARDIGERLNAKALVAFTQSGDTVRRLARLHTHLPLLAFTPEQSVRAQLSLTWGTETFLVPRVESTDEMVRQVDASMLSIGRYQAGDLMVVVAGSPPGTVGSTNLIRVHRLGEEDHA; this is encoded by the coding sequence GTGAGTCGACGCGCGAAGATCGTCTGTACCCTGGGCCCCGCCACCGCCACCGCTGACAAGATCAACGAGCTGGTTGCGGCCGGTATGGACGTGGCAAGGATGAACTTCAGCCACGGCAGCCACGCAGATCACAAGCAGGTCTACGACCTGGTGCGATCCGCGGCGGAGGCCTCGGGTCGGGCGGTGGGCGTTCTCGCCGACCTCCAGGGCCCCAAGATCAGGCTCGGGCGCTTCGCCCACGGTCCCGTCGAGTGGCGGACGGGCGACGTCGTGCGGGTGACCGTCGAGGACGTCGAGGGCACCCACGACCGGGTCTCCACCACCTACAAGGAGCTCGCCAAGGACGCCAAGGTCGGCGACCGGCTGCTCGTGGACGACGGCAAGGTCGGTCTCGTCGTGATCGAGGTCGACGGTCCGGACGTCGTCTGCGAGGTCACCGAGGGCGGCCCCGTCAGCAACAACAAGGGCTTGTCCCTGCCCGGCATGGACGTCTCCGTCCCTGCCATGTCCGAGAAGGACATCGAGGACCTGGAGTTCGCCCTCAGCCTGGGCGTGGACTTCATCGCCCTGTCCTTCGTCCGCTCGCCCGCCGACATCGACCTGGTCCACCAGGTCATGGACCGGTCGGGCAGCCGCCGCCTCCCGGTGATCGCCAAGATCGAGAAGCCGGAAGCGGTGGACAACCTGGAGGCCATCGTCCTGGCCTTCGACGGCGTCATGGTCGCCCGCGGCGACCTGGGCGTCGAGCTCCCCCTGGAGTACGTGCCGCTGGTGCAGAAGCGGGCCATCCAGATCGCCCGCGAGAACGCCAAGCCGGTCATCGTGGCGACCCAGATGCTCGACTCGATGATCACCAACTCCCGGCCGACCCGCGCGGAGACCTCCGACGTGGCGAACGCCGTGCTCGACGGCGCGGACGCGCTGATGCTGTCCGGCGAGACCAGCGTCGGCCGCTACGTCATCGAGACGGTCCAGACGATGAGCCGGATCATCGAGCACGTCGAGACCGAGTCGACGACCGTGCCGCCGCTGACCCACGTCCCGCGCACCAAGCGCGGCGTGATCTCCTACGCGGCCCGCGACATCGGCGAGCGCCTCAACGCGAAGGCGCTGGTCGCCTTCACCCAGTCCGGTGACACCGTGCGGCGGCTCGCCCGCCTGCACACGCACCTGCCGCTGCTCGCGTTCACGCCCGAGCAGAGCGTGCGCGCCCAGCTGTCGCTGACCTGGGGGACCGAGACGTTCCTGGTGCCCAGGGTGGAGTCCACCGACGAGATGGTCCGCCAGGTGGACGCGTCGATGCTGTCCATCGGGCGGTACCAGGCGGGTGACCTCATGGTGGTCGTGGCGGGCTCCCCGCCCGGTACCGTGGGGTCGACGAACCTCATCCGGGTCCACCGGCTCGGCGAGGAAGACCACGCCTGA
- the gndA gene encoding NADP-dependent phosphogluconate dehydrogenase: protein MTTSEAPARIAVTGLAVMGSNLARNLARHGFRVAVHNRTNARTKALISEHGHEGEFVPAETLDELVGSLQKPRQIIIMVKAGAPTDAVIDELAPLLEPGDMVIDGGNAHYADTRRREAALREAGLHFVGAGISGGEEGALNGPSIMPGGSKESYEHVGPVLEAISAKVNGEACCVHVGPDGAGHFVKMVHNGIEYADMQLIAEAFDLLHRAGGLTPAEVAEVFRGWNTGDLESYLVEITAEVLAHVDAETGSALVDVIADEAEQKGTGRWTVQEALELGVPVTGIAEAVFARSLSGRASQREAARAALGVNEVVASRDDSLVEDVRQALYASKVVAYAQGFDQMRAASTEYGWDLDLGSTATIWRGGCIIRARFLDRIKEAYDRNPELETLLADDYFRDAVRTAEDAWRRVAVKAVQSGVPAPGFVSALSYYDALRSERLPASLIQGLRDFFGAHTYRRTDREGSFHTLWSGDRSQIDA from the coding sequence ATGACCACCTCCGAGGCACCGGCGCGGATCGCCGTCACGGGGCTCGCCGTCATGGGCAGCAACCTGGCGCGCAACCTCGCCCGGCACGGCTTCCGCGTCGCCGTGCACAACCGCACCAACGCCCGAACCAAGGCCCTGATCTCCGAGCACGGGCACGAGGGCGAGTTCGTCCCCGCCGAGACCCTGGACGAGCTGGTCGGCAGCCTCCAGAAGCCCCGGCAGATCATCATCATGGTGAAGGCGGGCGCCCCCACCGACGCGGTCATCGACGAGCTGGCGCCCCTGCTCGAACCCGGTGACATGGTCATCGACGGCGGCAACGCGCACTACGCCGACACCCGGCGCCGCGAGGCCGCGCTGCGCGAGGCGGGCCTGCACTTCGTCGGCGCGGGCATCTCCGGCGGCGAGGAGGGCGCGCTCAACGGGCCCAGCATCATGCCCGGCGGCTCCAAGGAGTCCTACGAGCACGTCGGCCCCGTCCTGGAGGCCATCTCCGCCAAGGTCAACGGCGAGGCGTGCTGCGTGCACGTCGGGCCGGACGGCGCGGGCCACTTCGTCAAGATGGTGCACAACGGCATCGAGTACGCCGACATGCAGCTCATCGCCGAGGCGTTCGACCTGCTGCACCGCGCGGGCGGCCTGACCCCCGCCGAGGTCGCCGAGGTCTTCCGGGGCTGGAACACCGGCGACCTGGAGTCCTACCTGGTCGAGATCACCGCCGAGGTGCTAGCCCACGTCGACGCCGAGACCGGCTCCGCGCTGGTCGACGTCATCGCCGACGAGGCCGAGCAGAAGGGCACCGGCCGCTGGACCGTCCAGGAGGCCCTCGAACTGGGCGTCCCGGTCACCGGCATCGCCGAGGCCGTCTTCGCCCGCTCGCTGTCCGGCCGCGCCTCCCAGCGCGAGGCCGCCCGCGCCGCCCTCGGCGTCAACGAGGTCGTCGCCAGCCGGGACGACTCGCTCGTCGAGGACGTCCGCCAGGCCCTCTACGCCTCCAAGGTCGTCGCGTACGCGCAGGGCTTCGACCAGATGCGCGCCGCCAGCACCGAGTACGGCTGGGACCTCGACCTCGGCTCCACGGCCACCATCTGGCGCGGCGGCTGCATCATCCGGGCCCGCTTCCTGGACCGGATCAAGGAGGCCTACGACCGGAACCCCGAGCTGGAGACCCTGCTCGCCGACGACTACTTCCGCGACGCCGTGCGCACCGCCGAGGACGCCTGGCGGCGGGTCGCGGTGAAGGCCGTCCAGTCCGGGGTGCCCGCGCCCGGCTTCGTGTCCGCGCTGTCCTACTACGACGCGCTGCGCTCCGAGCGCCTGCCCGCCTCCCTCATCCAGGGACTGCGGGACTTCTTCGGCGCCCACACCTACCGCAGGACCGACCGCGAGGGCTCGTTCCACACCCTCTGGTCCGGCGACCGCTCCCAGATCGACGCCTGA
- a CDS encoding VanZ family protein encodes MTALLLSVIILFTPASGVPSSPPGTDKVVHAVLFALLAFTALHARLPRATAQAGLVAYAGLSEVAQHLLTGLGRSGDVADAVTDVAGIGLGWLLHRWLGHRIGRVRGGADGR; translated from the coding sequence GTGACCGCGCTGTTGCTCAGCGTCATCATTCTGTTCACCCCGGCGTCGGGTGTGCCCAGCTCGCCGCCCGGAACGGACAAGGTGGTGCACGCCGTCCTGTTCGCGCTGCTGGCGTTCACCGCGCTGCACGCCCGGCTGCCGCGCGCGACGGCGCAGGCAGGGCTGGTGGCGTACGCCGGGCTGTCCGAGGTGGCGCAGCACCTGCTGACCGGCCTGGGGCGTTCCGGGGACGTGGCGGACGCCGTGACGGACGTCGCAGGAATCGGCCTGGGGTGGCTGCTGCACCGGTGGCTCGGTCACCGGATCGGGCGGGTTCGCGGGGGTGCGGACGGGCGCTAG